One window of the Populus nigra chromosome 4, ddPopNigr1.1, whole genome shotgun sequence genome contains the following:
- the LOC133692299 gene encoding acetyl-CoA carboxylase 1-like isoform X1, with amino-acid sequence MSEAQRRPPITLAVGRGNGYINGIASIRSPATISLVDHFCRALGGNKPIHSILVANNGMAAVKFMRSVRTWAYETFGTDKAILLVAMATPEDMRINAEHIRIADQFVEVPGGTNNNNYANVQLIVEMAEITHVDAVWPGWGHASENPELPDALNAKGIVFLGPPATSMAALGDKIGSSLIAQAADVPTLPWSGSHVKISPQSCLVTIPDEIYREACVYTTEEAIASCQVVGYPAMIKASWGGGGKGIRKVHNDDEVRALFKQVQGEVPGSPIFIMKVASQSRHLEVQLLCDHHGNVAALHSRDCSIQRRHQKIIEEGPITVAPVDTVKKLEQAARRLAKCVNYVGAATVEYLYSMDTGEYYFLELNPRLQVEHPVTEWIAEINLPAAQVAVGMGIPLWQIAEIRRFYGMEHGGGYDAWRKTSLVATPFDFDKAESIRPKGHCVAVRVTSEDPDDGFKPTSGKVQELSFKSKPNVWAYFSVKSGGGIHEFSDSQFGHVFAFGESRALAIANMVLGLKEIQIRGEIRTNVDYTIDLLHASDYRDNKIHTGWLDSRIAMRVRAERPPWYLSVVGGALYKASASSAAVVSDYIGYLEKGQIPPKHISLVNSQVSLNIEGSKYTIDMVREGPGSYKLRMNKSELEVEIHTLRDGGLLMQLDGNSHVIYAEEEAAGTRLLIDGRTCLLQNDHDPSKLMAETPCKLLRYLVLDGSHIDADMPYVEVEVMKMCMPLLSPASGLIQFKMSEGQAMQAGELIARLDLDDPSAVRKAEPFHGSFPVLGPPTAISGKVHQRCAASLNAARMILAGYDHNIDEVVQNLLICLDSPELPFLQWQECLAVLANRLPKDLRTELEATNREFEGVSSSLNIDFPAKLLKGVLEAHLSSCPEKEKGAQERLVEPLMSLVKSYEGGRESHARVIVQSLFEEYLSVEELFSDNIQADVIERLRLQYKKDLLKVVDIVLSHQGVRSKNKLILCLMEQLVYPNPAAYRDKLIRFSQLNHTNYSELALKASQLLEQTKLSELRSTIARSLSELEMFTEDGENMDTPKRKSAINERMEDLVSAPLAVEDALVGLFDHGDHTLQRRVVETYVRRLYQPYLVKGSVRMQWHRSGLIASWEFLEEHIERNNGSGDQTSDKPLVEKHCEQKWGAMVIIKSLQFLPAIISAALRETVHDPHETISNGSLEPSSFGNMMHIALVGINNPMSLLQDSGDEDQAQERINKLAKILKEQEVGSSLHSAGVGVISCIIQRDEGRAPMRHSFHWSAEKLYYAEEPLLRHLEPPLSIYLELDKLKGYENIQYTPSRDRQWHLYTVVDKPVPIRRMFLRTLVRQTTMNEGFTAYQGLGMETARTQWAVSFTSKSILRSLVAAMEELELNVHNTTVKSDHAHMYLCILREQQIDDLVPYPKKVEIDAEQEEAAVEAILEGLAREIHAFVGVRMHRLGVCEWEVKLWMASSGQANGAWRVVVANVTGHTCAVHIYRELEDTSKHRVVYHSISVQGPLHLVPVNAHYQPLGALDRKRLMARKSSTTYCYDFPLAFETVLEQIWASQFPGMKKPEGKVLKVTELIFANENGSWGTPLISTQRPAGLNDFGMVAWCMEILTPEFPLGRTILVVANDVTFKAGSFGQREDAFFLAVTDLACNKKIPLIYLAANSGARIGVADEVKSCFKVGWSDELFPDRGFQYVYLSPLDHARIRSSVIAHELKLENGETRWVIDAIVGKEDGLGVENLSGSGAIASAYSRAYKETFTLTYVTGRTVGIGAYLTRLGMRCIQRLDQPIILTGFSALNKLLGREVYSSHMQLGGPKIMATNGVVHLTVSDDLEGVSAIFKWLSCIPPRVGGALPISRPLDSPERPVDYFPENSCDPRAAICGIFDGSGKWLGGIFDKDSFVETLEGWARTVVTGRAKLGGIPVGIVAVETQTVMQVIPADPGQLDSHERVVPQAGQVWFPDSATKTAQAIFDFNREELPLFILANWRGFSGGQRDLFEGILQAGATIVENLRNYKQPVFVYIPMMGELRGGAWAVLDSKINSDHIEMYADRTAKGNVLEPEGMIEIKFRTKDLLECMGRLDQQLINLKLKLQEARSSTPYGMADSLQQQIKTREKQLLPVYTQIATKFAELHDSSLRMEAKGVIREVVDWARSRHFFCGRLRRRIAECSLIKDVIDAAGQQLTHKSAMDMIKIWFLNSDTARGREDAWVDDEAFFAWKDDSGNYEAKLQELRVQKVLLQLTSVGESMSDLKALPQGLAALLSKVEPSSREHLVNELRKVLS; translated from the exons ATGTCAGAAGCACAAAGGAGACCGCCTATAACCTTGGCTGTTGGGCGTGGGAATGGGTACATAAATGGGATAGCTTCAATAAGGAGCCCTGCTACAATATCCCTTGTGGATCATTTCTGCCGTGCCCTTGGAGGAAATAAGCCAATACATAGTATTCTAGTTGCAAACAATGGAATGGCAGCTGTCAAGTTTATGCGTAGCGTTAGGACATGGGCTTATGAAACATTTGGTACGGATAAAGCTATCCTGTTGGTGGCTATGGCTACTCCAGAAGATATGAGAATCAATGCAGAACATATCAGAATAGCTGATCAGTTTGTGGAAGTTCCCGGTGGAACAAACAATAATAACTATGCCAATGTGCAGCTCATTGTAGAG ATGGCAGAGATAACTCATGTCGATGCAGTTTGGCCTGGTTGGGGTCATGCTTCTGAGAACCCTGAGCTTCCAGATGCACTGAATGCAAAGGGGATTGTATTTCTTGGCCCCCCGGCTACATCAATGGCAGCATTGGGAGATAAGATTGGTTCATCTTTGATTGCTCAAGCAGCTGATGTTCCTACCCTACCATGGAGTGGTTCTCAT GTGAAAATTTCTCCACAAAGTTGCTTGGTTACTATCCCAGATGAGATATATAGGGAAGCATGTGTATATACAACAGAGGAAGCAATTGCTAGCTGTCAAGTTGTCGGTTACCCTGCAATGATAAAGGCATCATGGGGTGGTGGTGGTAAAGGCATAAGAAAG GTTCATAATGATGATGAAGTCAGGGCACTGTTCAAGCAAGTTCAGGGTGAAGTCCCAGGCTCACCGATATTTATTATGAAGGTTGCTTCTCAG AGTCGACATTTAGAAGTCCAGTTACTATGTGATCATCATGGAAATGTAGCAGCATTGCATAGCCGTGATTGCAGCATTCAGAGGCGGCACCAGAAA ATAATTGAGGAGGGTCCAATTACTGTTGCACCAGTGGACACGGTCAAAAAACTAGAACAGGCAGCACGAAGGTTGGCAAAATGTGTGAATTATGTGGGAGCAGCCACTGTTGAGTATTTGTATAGCATGGACACTGGCGAGTATTACTTCTTAGAACTCAACCCTCGGTTACAG GTGGAGCACCCTGTCACTGAGTGGATTGCTGAAATAAATCTGCCAGCAGCCCAGGTTGCAGTGGGGATGGGTATTCCTCTCTGGCAAATTGCTG agataaGGAGATTTTATGGAATGGAACATGGCGGAGGTTATGATGCATGGAGGAAAACTTCATTGGTTGCAACCCCTTTTGATTTTGACAAGGCTGAGTCCATAAGACCAAAAGGTCATTGTGTAGCTGTGCGTGTGACGAGTGAGGATCCAGATGATGGTTTTAAGCCAACAAGTGGAAAAGTACAG GAACTAAGTTTTAAAAGCAAGCCAAATGTGTGGGCTTACTTCTCTGTTAAG TCTGGAGGAGGCATTCATGAATTCTCAGATTCTCAATTTG GACATGTTTTTGCATTTGGGGAATCTAGAGCTTTGGCTATAGCAAATATGGTCCTCGGactaaaagaaattcaaatccGTGGAGAAATCCGTACAAATGTTGACTACACAATTGACCTTTTACAT GCTTCAGATTACAGAGATAATAAAATCCACACAGGTTGGTTGGACAGTAGGATTGCGATGCGGGTTAGAGCAGAGAGACCCCCATGGTATCTCTCTGTTGTCGGAGGGGCTCTGTAT AAAGCATCTGCTAGCAGCGCAGCTGTAGTTTCTGATTATATTGGTTATCTGGAAAAGGGGCAAATCCCTCCCAAG CACATATCTCTTGTTAACTCTCAAGTTTCACTGAACATTGAAGGAAGCAAATACACG ATTGACATGGTTAGAGAGGGACCGGGCAGCTATAAATTGAGGATGAACAAATCAGAGCTTGAAGTAGAGATACATACTTTACGTGATGGAGGTCTACTGATGCAG CTGGATGGGAACAGCCATGTGATATatgcagaagaagaagcagctgGAACTCGCCTCCTCATCGATGGAAGGACTTGCTTGTTACAGAATGATCATGATCCATCAAAATTAATGGCAGAGACACCATGCAAGTTGCTGAGATATTTGGTTTTGGATGGTAGTCATATTGATGCAGACATGCCATATGTTGAGGTTGAAGTTATGAAAATGTGCATGCCTCTTCTTTCACCTGCTTCTGGATTGATTCAGTTCAAAATGTCCGAAGGTCAAGCAATGCAG GCTGGTGAGCTTATAGCAAGGCTTGATCTTGATGATCCTTCAGCTGTACGAAAGGCTGAACCTTTTCATGGGAGCTTCCCGGTGCTGGGCCCGCCAACTGCTATTTCTGGAAAAGTTCATCAAAGATGTGCTGCAAGCCTAAATGCAGCCCGGATGATTCTTGCTGGTTATGATCATAATATTGACGAA GTAGTGCAAAACTTGCTTATTTGTCTTGATAGTCCTGAACTCCCTTTCCTCCAATGGCAAGAGTGCTTGGCTGTTCTCGCAAACCGCCTTCCAAAAGATCTTAGAACTGAG TTGGAAGCTACTAACAGAGAGTTTGAGGGGGTTTCAAGCTCCTTGAATATTGACTTCCCTGCCAAATTATTGAAGGGCGTGCTTGAG GCCCATTTATCCTCTTgtccagaaaaagaaaaaggagctCAGGAAAGGCTCGTTGAACCTTTGATGAGTCTAGTGAAGTCTTATGAGGGTGGAAGAGAGAGCCATGCCCGTGTTATTGTTCAGTCACTTTTTGAAGAGTATTTATCCGTTGAAGAGTTATTTAGTGATAACATCCAG GCTGATGTGATTGAACGTCTTCGACTTCAATATAAGAAAGATCTATTGAAGGTTGTTGACATTGTGCTTTCTCATCAG GGGGTCAGAAGTAAAAATAAGCTGATACTATGCCTCATGGAACAACTGGTTTATCCCAACCCTGCTGCATATAGGGACAAACTAATCCGCTTCTCTCAACTTAACCACACAAATTATTCCGAG CTCGCACTAAAGGCAAGTCAGCTACTAGAACAAACCAAACTGAGTGAACTTCGTTCCACCATTGCTAGAAGCCTTTCTGAATTGGAGATGTTCACAGAGGATGGTGAAAACATGGATACTCCTAAGAGGAAAAGTGCAATTAATGAACGAATGGAGGACCTTGTTAGTGCTCCTTTAGCTGTTGAAGATGCCCTTGTGGGTCTATTTGATCACGGCGACCACACCCTTCAAAGGAGAGTGGTGGAAACTTATGTCCGTAGGCTATACCAG CCCTATCTTGTGAAGGGGAGTGTCAGGATGCAGTGGCACAGATCTGGTCTTATTGCTTCATGGGAGTTCTTGGAAGAACACATTGAGAGAAATAATGGTTCTGGAGATCAAACATCAGATAAACCACTGGTTGAAAAGCACTGTGAGCAAAAATGGGGAGCTATGGTTATTATTAAATCTCTTCAATTTTTGCCAGCTATCATTAGCGCTGCATTACGGGAGACAGTGCATGACCCTCATGAAACAATTTCAAATGGATCTTTAGAACCATCTAGCTTTGGAAATATGATGCACATTGCATTGGTGGGAATCAACAATCCGATGAGTCTACTTCAGGATAG TGGCGATGAGGACCAGGCTCAGGAGAGAATTAACAAATTAGCCAAAATACTCAAGGAGCAAGAGGTGGGCTCCAGTTTACACAGTGCTGGTGTTGGTGTTATTAGTTGCATTATACAGAGAGATGAAGGACGCGCTCCTATGAGGCATTCCTTTCACTGGTCAGCAGAAAAGCTTTATTATGCAGAAGAGCCTCTGTTGCGTCACCTAGAACCTCCACTGTCCATCTACCTTGAATTG GACAAGCTTAAAGGCTATGAAAATATACAATATACTCCATCCCGGGACCGACAATGGCATTTGTACACTGTTGTAGACAAGCCAGTGCCAATTCGGAGAATGTTTCTTAGAACACTTGTAAGGCAGACAACAATGAATGAAGGATTTACTGCATATCAAGGGCTGGGAATGGAAACAGCTCGTACCCAATGGGCTGTTTCCTTTACTTCAAAGAGCATTTTGAGGTCATTGGTGGCTGCAATGGAAGAATTGGAGCTTAATGTGCATAATACTACGGTCAAATCTGACCATGCTCATATGTACCTTTGTATCTTACGTGAGCAGCAAATAGATGATCTTGTGCCATACCCAAA GAAAGTTGAAATAGACGCTGAGCAAGAAGAAGCAGCAGTAGAGGCAATCTTGGAAGGGTTGGCTAGGGAAATCCATGCATTTGTTGGTGTGAGAATGCATAGACTGGGCGTCTGCGAGTGGGAAGTGAAGCTCTGGATGGCGTCATCTGGACAGGCAAATGGTGCTTGGAGGGTTGTCGTCGCAAATGTGACTGGTCACACATGCGCTGTGCAT ATATACCGGGAATTAGAGGATACTAGCAAGCACAGAGTGGTGTACCATTCAATCTCTGTACAGGGTCCTCTGCATCTTGTACCAGTAAATGCACACtatcaaccgttgggagctcttGATCGAAAACGTCTAATGGCAAGGAAAAGCAGCACCACTTACTGCTATGATTTTCCATTG GCTTTTGAGACAGTCTTGGAACAAATATGGGCATCCCAATTCCCGGGCATGAAAAAACCTGAGGGTAAAGTTCTAAAGGTGACAGAGCTCATATTTGCTAATGAAAATGGTAGCTGGGGCACACCTCTTATTTCCACACAGCGTCCAGCTGGGCTCAATGATTTTGGGATGGTAGCTTGGTGCATGGAAATACTAACTCCTGAGTTCCCTttaggaaggactattttggtAGTGGCAAATGACGTGACCTTCAAAGCAGGTTCTTTTGGCCAAAGAGAGGATGCATTCTTTCTTGCAGTGACTGATCTTGCCTGCAATAAGAAAATTCCACTTATTTATTTGGCAGCAAATTCAGGTGCCCGTATTGGGGTTGCTGATGAAGTCAAATCCTGCTTTAAAGTTGGTTGGTCAGATGAACTTTTCCCTGATCGTGGCTTTCAGTATGTATATTTAAGTCCTTTGGATCATGCTCGGATCAGATCATCAGTGATAGCACATGAGTTGAAGCTGGAGAATGGAGAAACAAGATGGGTGATCGATGCCATTGTGGGGAAGGAGGATGGCCTGGGGGTAGAGAATTTATCTGGAAGTGGGGCCATTGCCAGTGCATATTCTAGGGCATACAAAGAAACCTTTACCTTAACTTATGTGACTGGCAGAACTGTAGGAATTGGTGCCTATCTTACTCGGCTTGGAATGCGTTGTATTCAGAGGCTTGATCAGCCTATTATTTTGACTGGTTTTTCTGCTTTAAACAAACTTCTTGGTCGTGAGGTGTACAGCTCGCACATGCAACTTGGTGGACCTAAAATTATGGCAACCAACGGGGTAGTTCATCTTACTGTCTCGGATGATCTTGAAGGGGTATCAGCTATTTTCAAGTGGCTAAGCTGTATTCCTCCTCGTGTGGGTGGTGCACTTCCCATTTCACGTCCATTAGATTCTCCAGAAAGACCTGTGGATTACTTCCCAGAGAATTCATGTGACCCTCGAGCTGCTATTTGTGGCATTTTTGATGGCAGTGGGAAGTGGCTGGGTGGTATTTTTGACAAGGATAGCTTTGTTGAGACACTGGAAGGCTGGGCAAGGACAGTCGTGACAGGACGGGCAAAGCTTGGGGGAATCCCTGTTGGAATAGTAGCTGTTGAGACACAGACAGTTATGCAAGTGATCCCTGCTGACCCAGGACAGCTTGATTCCCATGAGAGGGTTGTTCCTCAGGCTGGGCAAGTATGGTTTCCAGATTCTGCAACCAAAACAGCTCAGGCAATATTTGATTTCAATAGAGAAGAGCTCCCGCTTTTCATTTTAGCCAACTGGAGAGGCTTTTCTGGTGGGCAGAGAGACCTTTTTGAAGGTATCCTCCAGGCAGGTGCAACCATAGTTGAGAACCTTAGAAATTACAAACAACCTGTTTTTGTGTATATTCCCATGATGGGTGAGCTTCGTGGCGGGGCATGGGCTGTTCTTGATAGTAAGATCAATTCAGATCACATTGAAATGTATGCAGATCGAACAGCTAAAGGTAATGTCCTTGAGCCAGAAGGAATGATTGAGATCAAATTCAGGACAAAGGATCTGCTTGAGTGCATGGGTAGGCTTGATCAACAGCTGATCAATTTGAAGTTGAAACTTCAGGAAGCCAGGAGCAGTACACCATATGGAATGGCTGATTCTCTCCAACAGCAGATAAAAACTCGTGAAAAGCAGCTTTTGCCTGTCTACACTCAGATAGCCACAAAATTTGCCGAGCTTCATGATTCTTCTCTAAGAATGGAGGCAAAAGGTGTGATAAGAGAAGTTGTGGACTGGGCTAGATCACGCCATTTCTTCTGTGGAAGGTTGCGTAGGAGAATTGCTGAGTGTTCGCTGATCAAGGATGTGATAGATGCAGCAGGTCAGCAGCTGACACATAAATCTGCAATGGACATGATCAAAATTTGGTTCTTGAATTCAGATACTGCAAGAGGGAGAGAAGATGCTTGGGTGGATGATGAAGCATTCTTTGCATGGAAGGATGATTCAGGAAATTATGAAGCCAAGCTACAAGAGTTGCGGGTCCAGAAGGTATTGCTTCAGTTAACAAGCGTTGGTGAATCTATGTCAGATTTGAAAGCTCTACCACAAGGTCTTGCTGCCCTTCTAAGCAAG GTGGAACCATCAAGCAGAGAACATTTGGTTAATGAACTTCGTAAAGTGCTTAGTTGA